The genomic stretch attttaattattatattttaaattgtttttaagaACAAGGATTGAAGAAAGAACTTAAGATTGCGGCACATAGAAGTAAATTGTTAGAGAGGGTTGCACCATATCTCCCACGTGTGATACAAGGCTGGTTGAATGACTCGTGTCTGTATTCACTTCAAAGAACTAGTTTGAAAAGGATTGATGACAACCTTATATTTGCATTTGTGGAGAGATAACATCCATAAACATAATACTTTCATATGCCATTTGCGTAAATGACGATTACTTTGGAAGATGTTGCTTGATTATTTCACCTTTTGATTAAGGGTGACTCATGGGATGCCCCATCAGGTATCAATGAAAAAGGTGTTGTTGCTCTTGCTGAAGAGTTATTAGGAGTGACTATAAAAGAGGCCACACTAGAGACTCATACTTGTAAGAAGTATAAATTACGGGATAGAGTATATGCATATTTTATTTGAGCACCATCGATGTCTTTATCAATTTGATTATGTTGTTATAACTTATATGTTGATATTGGTCGGTTGCATTTTTTATAGACAATAGTTTTACTCTTATAGAGGCAAATAACTATCATTATTTAGGAACATGTCATGTGGTAGATATACTCGGGGGCACAACTGCTTTGGTCATCATGTATAAATTTCTAAGAGATGGATCTATGTTTACCTGTAAGTAGCTTGGTAGATACGCCACTTTACTacatgtatttatttttaattattttatttatttatttattcttttattataTGATAATATTAATGTTGTAATAGTGTTGCATTTATGAGTATTTTCGAACTGTTAATAAGATAGTAGAGGGCCAGATTGCAACTAGCAGTAGGAGACTTCCATAGGCTATGACATGGACATATAATCAAGGAACATTGAAGATTGATGAGCTGAGGAGTGCGTTGGATTAGTTGACACTTGTTCATGTTATATGATGCTCATTTGAAACACATAAACATGATTGACCATCTTCGATGGTATGACACAATTGTTCCATACTTATCTGACAGGTATATAAGTTAGTATGGATTTAGACAATATATATCGCTTCCACCTCCTAATTATAACACATATGATGTTGATGTTGATTGGATTGGTTAGCATTCCAGCGTGCACTAGGTGGTTGGTCATGCAGTTGCGGCGAACACACCATAGAATGTTGATGTTGAATACATGAACTGGAGTTAGAGAATTTCACATCCTCGATTGATACCACCTTTTAAGATGTGTAGAGTGTAATGCATGTTCATATTTATAATGTAGTATTGTCATATTCGaggctatatatatttttttgatttaaagAGGTGAATACATTAAGCACCTGAAGCATAAAAAACATTACAATGCATCATTTTATCTAGCGAATAGGTGCTCATGAGGAGGATTTTaagtttataaatttattttgaacATTAAACTTAGTTTAAGGAGTATTAGGAAGATCTTAAAGTCCCACAttagttggagatagagcattgtcTATATATAGtgtgacactcctcaccttacttaccgattttgtaaggatgaattaggtcaaactctaataaggAGGATTATTAGATAAGTTGATTTATGTATTATTTTGAGActtgtatattattattttgagACTTGTGTGTATCATTTTAATTCGCATTGGATTGATTTCCATCTAGTTTAGTTTTTATGTACTACTTTAGTTATTCTCTAGCTATTGTATTACTCATTTAGTGTTGATATGTGGTTGTTGGATCAATATGTCCCAATTATTTTATACTTTTTTCCTATTCATTatattttcctttaattaaaaatatatatttttataaataataactaATAGATGACAAGTTGTTgacattaatgattttttttccatATAACTTCATATTTGCTATCAACTTTATCGATTTATTCTCTTAAAAATTTATAACATTATATTTATCTTACCAAATGAATCCAAACCAAAATAATCTTTTCTTGGAAAAAATGGATATTGtagatttttttcttataatttaatgttttaaaaagtatATTACTATAATATTCATATAAATTTTTGTTAAAACATAATGATATTAACTTATTaccaatattattttaataatattaaatcttTTGCTTATAGAAGATACTGCAGAGAGTATCTTTTTAGATAGTGACTTGGAGAGATTAGATAgtcattaaatatattaattataaaatggaTAAATTCACATTTTAGTTTCCAACTCAATAGGTAAGCTTATCTACTACTATTTcatcttcaacaaaaatttaatctaatcatcaaaattaaaaaaatattaaaaactgcCATATTTGAATTGATTattaaattttcaataaaaaattaaacaaataaaaattcagAAGTAACGTTGTTTTCAAACTGTAACAGCTTGCATCATAGACTCTTATTTTGTACCTATTTATATCCCACACTCTTTCATTACAATTCTTCACATTCTTATTTGCATTGTTCTTCTTCGATACAACACTTTTCTGTCCCATTCTCTATTTTTCTGCAACATTGTAGTAAATTGGTATGAACAATTTTTCTTCGTACTTTTCATTTCAATCATCTGCAGGCCGGTCGGTTTTATGGTACAGTTGACTCCAGACAGACTGCTAGTGTCTGGAGCCAGTCATACCATAAAACTGTCCTCCTTAAatgtatttatataataaaaattttcGATGTGAATGATtatattaatttgtaatattaataTGAATTTTATTGTGATCTCACAGTGAAGTTGTTTTTGAGAGGAAGAAATGGAGAAAGGTAGAATGTTTTTGGTGGGGCTGATGTTCTTGCAGTGTTGGATAGCTATGACAGAAGCTGAGTATTTGAAATACAAAGATCCGAAACAACCTTTGAATACTCGAATTAAGGATCTTATCGATCGAATGACTTTGGAAGAGAAAATCGGTCAAATGGTTCAAATTGATCGCACCGTTGCTTCAGCTGATGTGATGAAAAAATATTACATTGGTAAGTACTTTTAATTTTCAACAAAAAATGATTGATCGATGCGAATTTGAACCGCGACATCGAAggtttttatgtttatttgttttgttatagGGAGTGTTTTAAGTGGTGGTGGAAGTGTTCCAAAACCAAAGGCTTCTGCAAAGGATTGGGTTGATATGGTGAATGAGTTTCAAAAAGGTTCACTGTCAACTAGGCTTGGAATTCCAATGATATATGGAATTGATGCTGTTCATGGACATAACAATGTCTATAATGCTACTATTTTTCCGCACAATGTTGGTTTAGGAGCTACAAGGTAAATGCTGTACTTTTTTGTATTGATGATTTCTTGTATTCAAAATTCGGTAGCACAGACACtctgaaaaaatgtgtttttgtcaGTATCGGTGTCTGAAATCAACACCGATATTtgtgattatatttaatttttttttattttttaaaattattgttaatCTCGACGATTCAATGTCGGTGTACTGTTTCTACTGTCTATGCTTCTTAAAAGGTCTTCTCTTGTGTGTTTTAAAAAATGTTAAGGTGTGCTTTCATGTTTTCTGAGGAAGGTACAATAttcaaacaaacaattattaaatagATAAGATATTACAAGTGGTTGATGAGACTTATATAATGCAGGATCTTACCTGTAAGATTATGAATGATgttatcaaatattttatttattataatatcgAAATCGTTATCAAATATTTTATCTATTATATCgaaattatgattttaaattgCGTTTAAGGTTATAGTTGCAGTTGTGATTGCAGGTGTTGCGATtgcgttttatgttttgtttcactgtttcttttattgatgatttggTTTCTTTGAATTTGAAGGGATCCTCAACTAGTGAAGAGAATTGGTGATGCAACTGCTCTCGAAGTCAGAGCAACTGGAATTCAATATGCCTTTGCTCCTTGCATTGCGGTAACTAAGATAATCGAATTTACATATCTGTCAATCGCACATCACAAAATATAGTCATTTGTTCAAATTCTACTTCGCACGCTATAGCGCTGAAGTGCGTTTATTACCACTATTTGACAGTGATGTATGTTTGTATAGGTTTGTAGAGATCCGAGATGGGGTAGATGTTACGAAAGTTATAGCGAAGATCATAAAGTTGTTCAAGCGATGACCGAGATCATTCCAGGTTTACAAGGTGACGTCCCTCCGAATTCACCAAAGGGTGTTCCGTATGTTGCTGGAAACAAGAAAGTAGCAGCTTGTGCAAAGCACTATGTTGGTGATGGTGGAACAACAAGAGGAATCAATGAGAACAACACTGTTGCAACCAGGCATGAATTGCTTAGCATTCACATGCCAGCTTACTATAACTCAATTATCAAGGGTGTCGCAACCGTCATGGTCTCTTACTCGAGTTGGAACGGAGAAAAAATGCATGCTAATCGCGATTTAATCACCGGTTTTCTCAAAAACACGCTACGTTTTAGGGTAATGTTTCACCTCATAGGCCTTCGATATTGTTATTACGAATGATTACATCAAGAAATTTCATGTTTTTTTATCTTGCAGGGTTTTGTCATATCAGATTGGCAAGGAATTGACAGGATAACTTCACCTGCTCATGCTAACTATACATATTCGATTGAAGCCGGAGTCAACGCCGGTATTGACATGGTAAACTATGATTTATTTTCAAGTTTGTTGATTAGCTTTTCTTTATCATTAGGAATCGAACTCGGTATGCTAGACTCCGATGGCATATTAGTCTCATTTTGTTTTCTGATCTTGTAATGCTGCAGATAATGATTCCATATAACTACACAGAATTCATAGATGGCTTAAACTTGCTAGTGAAAAGCAATGCTATTCCTATCAGTAGAATCGATGATGCGGTGAAGAGAATTTTGAGAGTCAAGTTTGTGATGGGTCTATTTGAAAATCCATTGGCTGATTACAGTCTCGCTGACCAGCTTGGAAGCCAGGTTAGTCGATCGATCACCTTCGAGTTAAATATGGTTTTAGTCCATACAAAACGATAAAATTCTATTTGCATGATAATTTGACAGGAGCATAGAGAATTGGCTAGGGAAGCTGTGAGGAAATCGTTGGTACTGTTAAAGAACGGTGAAAGTGCGGATGAGCCATTGCTTCCTCTTCCGAAAAAGGCTTCGAGAATACTTGTTGCTGGAACTCATGCTGATAATCTAGGTTATCAATGCGGTGGATGGACGATTGAATGGCAAGGACTGAGCGGCAACAATGTTACTAGTGGTACGACAATTCTGAGTGCGATAAAAAACACAGTCGACAAAGACACTGAGATAGTTTATCAGGAGAATCCATCTCTCGACTACGTTAAATCAAATGATTTTGAATATGCAATTGTGGTAGTTGGCGAGACACCTTACGCAGAAACAAATGGCGACAGCTTAAACTTAACAATATCCGGTAACGGAGCAGACACGATATACAATGTATGCGGCCAAGTGAAATGTGTGGTTGTATTAATCACCGGTAGACCGGTGGTTATGTTACCATATGTTGATATAATTGAAGGACTTGTTGCTGCATGGCTTCCTGGGAGTGAAGGTCATGGTGTTACAGATGTTTTGTTTGGTGATTATGGATTTAGTGGTAAACTTCCACACACATGGTTTAAGACTGTTGATCAGTTACCTATGAATGTTGGTGATTCTCATTATGATCCTTTGTTTCCATTTGGATTTGGTCTTACAACTAAAGCTGCTAAGGATTCTTATTAGAATTTGTGGAGTCATTTACCAATTTTGGtgtgttatttttctattttacatGTTGACACCACTTTGGAATTGTTGTGTATGTAGTTTGGAATTGGTGAAATTAATTTAAGAGATTATGCTTGGAATATTTTTAAGCTTCAATTGTTATATGAACAAAATATTAGTATAACTATATGTGTTGATTCTGTGAAATTTAAGTGCAGATTTTCACTTGGCATTTAGTTGCTTGATTCACAGGTTTCAAAATATTGCTTTTGAGAATGAAATCAAAATGGATGAAGCATGAAATTGAACACAGATGTACCATCTAGTTTTGACTTATTATTATACAATGTATTCAAGCTAAAAAAGCATATCTCGTATTGTATGTATCATCGACAAAGACACGGTTTATTCATACAAACATGatagtgattttattttataggTCTATTACAAGTATTGAACATCAGACACGGTACCAGACACGGTCTATTATTGTATGTATCATCGACAAAGACACGGTCTATTAATTTACAAGTATTGAACATCAGACAAGGTACCAGACACATCGTGTCGGTGCTACATAGTCATGAACATCTACTCAACCTTCTCAATGACTACATTACCTTCACCTTCTgcttcttttatttgtttttctatgtttgTCTTTTCTTCAACAAGTGCTTCTATTTTTCCATTGATCTTTTCGAGCTTTTGCTTCAATTTGGTGACATCCTTGGGTTTGTCCTTACCGGTTAACTTTCTCTTCTTACCGGATTTGTCTCtgtcttcttttttcttcttctctttccctTCCTTCTCATCATCTTTTTCCTCATCTTCCTCTTTCTTCTCAATCTTTTGTTCAACCAACTCTCTTGAAGCAACTTCACCCTCTTCTTCCTCACCTttgtctttcttttcttttttctttttatcctTTTTCTCTTTTCCTTCATCAGTTTTTTCGGCGTCTTTCTCAGGCTTGATTTTCTCATCcttgttcttctctttttctttcttatccTTTTTCTTCTTATTATTCTCTTCGCCGCCATCCTCTTCTCCCTTTCCCTTCGGTTTCTCCACATCTTCTTCATCcttgttctttttcttctcatccttgtccttctctttttctttcttatccTTTTTCTTCTTATTCTCTTCACCACCGTCCTCTTCTCCCTTTCCCTTCAGTTTCTCCACTTCTTCacccttgtgcttttccttctccTCTTTCTTTTTGCTCTTTTCGTTCTTCTCTTTGCTATccactccttcatcttctttcCCCTTGTTCttctttgttttaatttcttcatCCTtgtcctttttcttcttcttctcgtcCTTCTTTTTCTCCTTGCTACCACCATCATCTTCATTGTCTTTTCCCTTTTCATCCTCGGAAACTTGTTCgaccttttctttcttttccttacTCTTCCCCTTTACTTTCTTTTCCAAATTCTCCTCGCCATCCTTGCCGTCTTTCTCTTTGTGCTTCTTTGTTCCACTTTTTTcgtctttttctttctttttctttttctcaccgCTGTCTTCGCCAATATTTTCTGATTCATCTGCTTTCTTTTCATCCTTatgcttttcctttttctctaCTGATTTGTTTTTAACCTTCAGTTCTATTTCTAACTCACTCTTATCTTCCTTCACATCACCTTCTTTTTCATCATTGGTCTTGATCTTCAGGGAGAGAGTTGATTTGTCTTCCATGTCTACAAAAACCTTGCCTGAATCTGAGAAGTCCCTGAAACATATGCgtgaaaataaaacaataaattatGTTGACTTACTTGATATGATTGCATGCATGACATTAGATAAACGACAACACAGAAAAAATCAAGAGCAAAACATGAATCCTGCTTTGAAAACAATGACCTTATTTGAGCTCTTATAATAAATGTTCATCAAATAAGCGTGTATCTGTAAGCTATTTcagcaataaaatataaaataaagtcaAACAGTTTTCATAAGCTATCCTAACATGCCCTAGCTAGTAAAACGGTACTCGCCCCATCAGAGAAAACAAGAATCAATCATATCATATTTATATATTCTACATTGCAACCAGAATCAGTGTTAAGTTAAAAATGTTTACAGAATACAGAATAGCCAAGAAAATCGGAAATCAAAAAGTTCAAGTCTATCATGTTATTTACCCTCTAATTGAATATTTGCAGAATATTATAGTATATTAATCCAACAGCAAGTTTATCAAGCATCCTATAGTTTAAGTACACGAGTTCTAATGCATGGGGCCAGACTCTATTTAGTTTTGCAAACAAGGAAGAAAGATAACAAATTAACAATGAATCTCAATTTTCTTAACCAAGCATAATTCAGAAAGGTAATATGCATTCCGGAGCTATAAATCTGCTTATAACAACAGTTTTTCACTACACATTGTTTTTCACTACTAGTAAGATAAACCAAACATAATGCCTACAAGACTAATGTTTTATGTAAGAAGAAGAACACTTAGTAATACATTTAATATATTAACCTTAAAAATACTACGCAAATCAATTGGCTTcgatttggattttattttatcgAGTTTCAGACACATCCTATTCCTAAGACTAATTGGTCAAGAAAAATCTACATGAAACAACATACAATATCTATCAGATTATTTGGTATTCTATATGAAGCCCCAACACAAACAGCGACAAGAAACTATCTAACATGTAGACAGACATGTCTTTAATCTAACTCTTTAATCTAAATAGCCActagtaataatttgaaaaactgAATAACttaaacgtaatcacaagtgtcggtgtcAATTTCGGTGTCCGAAACTGATTCACCTTTTTTCCGAGATATCAGTGCTACAAAGCTTATTACTCTAATTCACTATATAAATTTCCTCTTCAACCTGAAGACTTCTCATGTTATATCAAGAAAAagctatttaaacaaaaacattTCCAGGATTAGCTATGATTAATCATCATCATAATGAATCCCAATATCttaatagcataaacataaactgAACCAAAGTTTACACCAACATATCTTAGTTTTCTTCTCagaaacaaaaaaatcaaacagaaaGGATGCAAACTCAAAAAGCCATAACATCAATTCAACGCTAAAAGATTACCTGTTTTTTCCAAGAGGAACTAACGGTTGGAATTGGAAATTGGAACTGTGTACACAGAAATGGAAACCTTAAAAGACAGAGTTTCTAGGTCGGTTGTTTTTGTAGTGTTTCCGATGAAAATGAGGGTCCCAACAACTTTAACAGCAATCGGTGCCGTTTGCATATGGGTGGTAGAATAACAAAAATTCAATctaatttacaattttttatttatatttcaacCGAACTAATTttctattaattatttattaaatattaaattaataaaaaatgtatcCAACTCAATTGGTAacaattactattttttttttttaatcaaggaaagaatatattaattcaaaaaacagttTATGTGCAAAGGTGATCTAAAAGATCCAACCCCCAAAAATTCTAAACCATAAGGTTAGCTATGTGATTCCTAATTTTATTTGATCTCCAACTCCTATACACTATACAATCAAGAATACTATCATAAGTGTTTCTATTAGTATTGTGTTGAAAAACCACATCATTTCTAGAAGCCCATATACCGTAAATAGCTTCAGTAAACGCCAATTTAAGGATGCTTGCCTTTCAGCCTTTCTTAGAATTGAAGTTAATAACCCAGTGGAGCTCATCAAACCAATTGTTAGGTGTGTGCACAATCTCAAGCCAAGCTAAAATCTTCTGCCAAATGCTCAGGGTATGGGGGCATTCAAAGAAGAGATGCCCAAGGGACTCATCCACTGCCTTACACAAACTGCATTTGCTGTCATGTATCATATTAAACCGGCAGAGCCTGTCTTTCGTGGCCAGCTTCCCATGGCAAGCAAGCCAAGTCACATGAATGGCACGAGGCCTCGCCATATTACCATGAAAGATAAATCTCCATGGTACCTGCAAAGTATTCACACTAGACGCAGCATAAAATCGTTTCATATTGAATCTACCTTTACCAAGCCACTACTCACAACAGTGGCTTCCATGATATTGGAATTCTTTAAGTAACGACCATGAATCCATTTCACCCAAAGAGATTCAGAATTTATGAATAAACTCCACAGACACCTGATCATACACACCTTGTTCCAAGTAGATAAGCTGCAAATGTTCTGGCCACCTTGATTAGTAGGGGAGCACATAGTTTTCCACGCCACAGGGCTTTTTCTACTGTTGTCCAGCTTACCTGTCCAGATAAAAGTCCCGCACAGAGtgtctattttgtgaataacagCTTGGGGAAGGGGGAGGCATTGCATCCAGTACTGAGCCATGGGAAAAATCACACTTTTAACCAACTGTATCCTACCCGCGTAGCTGAGTAATCTCGAAGACCAGTGTTTAAATCTACTAGTGATTTTATCAATAAGCGGCATATAGTGGTTGATGTTCATTCTTTTACTAGTAATTGGGATCCCCAAATAACGAAACGGCAGCTGGCCTTCATCAAACTTAGTAGCCTCGATCACTTGAGCCTTGGACAAGTTATCCATGCCACCACAAAAGACTTTGTACTTCTTTGGATTAATGATCAAACCTGTAGAAGCAGAAAAAGTACTGACCACAGTGAGGAGTCTTGAGACAGAATTGAGTTCACCTCTACAAAATAAGAGAATATCATCAGCAAAGGTGAGGTTAGTGATTCCCAATTTCTCACACTTTGCATGGTGATTAAAATTGTAGTTGTTCTGCATATCATCCAATAACCGATTCAAATACTCCATCATAATCACAAAAAGCAAGTGGGAGATTCGGTCCCCTTGCCTCAGACCCCTCCTAGCCTGCATAGGGGTAGAAAACTGACTGTTTATATTGAAAACATAGCTGACAGTGTTCTGAGCAGTCGTCACCCAATGGACAAATTTCTAAGGAATACCAATCTCATTAAGAACCTGTTTTAAAGCAAACCAATCAACCATGTCGTAAGCCTTTTGTAAATCTAACAGGAGCATGCAGCGAGGAGTGCCTCCCTTCCTAGTATACCCTCTAAGGAGCTCGAAAGCTAGCATAATGTGGTTGTGAATGCTCTGACCAGGTATAAAAGCAGTCTGGTTAACCCCAATAACACTAGGAAGAACCTGTCCCAACCTGGCAGTCATGACTTTAGAGATAATTTTATAAACAATAGTGTAGCCAGCAATTGGTCTATAGTCTTTAGCATGCTTGGCCTCATCAGTCTTAGGAATAAGAGTAACAATAGTTTTATTAAAATCTCTCAGAATTTCACCCTGTTCAAAAAATTCCTGCACACATCAGACTTTATAATAGGCCAACAAGACTTAAAGAAAAGAGCTCCATAACCATCAACCCCTGGGGACTTGAGATTGCCTATGCCATTAAGAGCTTTTTCAATTTCATCTATTGTAACCTGTCTAGTTAAGAATTCTCCCTGCTCCAAACTGATTTCTTTACCCTTTCTCATGGCTGTAATGTTGATGTGGCTGATATTGGAAGCTTCCTTCCCCCATCAAGTTCCTATAGAACTCCATAATTTCTGCCTCCATTTTAGACTGAGTGTACAACAGAGTACCATCATCCTTCTGAATAAATTGAATGGTTTTAGCATTATGCCTGCTCTTGAGATAGGCATGGAAAAAGGCAGAGTTGCTATCTCCCATATTTAACCAATCAATCTTAGATCTCTGAGCCATAGTCTTCTCCTCGATAATGTTCCACTTAATGATATCATCATTAAGACTTTTAACTTTCTCAATAAGGTAACAATTACTATTTATTTGTgccaaattttaaaatattactttacaaaaagaaatcaaatatttaattcaGTAAAGAAATAACAACTTTCTATATGTCATAATCACAACAAATATttcacaaaaattaaataaaaaacaaacgtAATATATCTGTCACCATCGCAGTTACTATTTCAAAACTTTACGTttcacaacaaaataataaataaaaaaagtaaaaatattcaaaaatggaaatagaagaaataaaataaataaaaataaaaatcacgtTCATTCTCTCTGTGTTTGTTTCTGGCCTGGTTTCTTGTTCTTAATAACTTATCCAGGTCTTAACAAGCTCCAATTCCTTTTCCAATTTCCTCTCACATTCTCTCTTTTTTCCTTCAATTCTGTTACATTTTCTTCAACAATGAACGATCTTCTAACG from Vicia villosa cultivar HV-30 ecotype Madison, WI linkage group LG4, Vvil1.0, whole genome shotgun sequence encodes the following:
- the LOC131594528 gene encoding uncharacterized protein LOC131594528, encoding MEKGRMFLVGLMFLQCWIAMTEAEYLKYKDPKQPLNTRIKDLIDRMTLEEKIGQMVQIDRTVASADVMKKYYIGSVLSGGGSVPKPKASAKDWVDMVNEFQKGSLSTRLGIPMIYGIDAVHGHNNVYNATIFPHNVGLGATRDPQLVKRIGDATALEVRATGIQYAFAPCIAVCRDPRWGRCYESYSEDHKVVQAMTEIIPGLQGDVPPNSPKGVPYVAGNKKVAACAKHYVGDGGTTRGINENNTVATRHELLSIHMPAYYNSIIKGVATVMVSYSSWNGEKMHANRDLITGFLKNTLRFRGFVISDWQGIDRITSPAHANYTYSIEAGVNAGIDMIMIPYNYTEFIDGLNLLVKSNAIPISRIDDAVKRILRVKFVMGLFENPLADYSLADQLGSQEHRELAREAVRKSLVLLKNGESADEPLLPLPKKASRILVAGTHADNLGYQCGGWTIEWQGLSGNNVTSGTTILSAIKNTVDKDTEIVYQENPSLDYVKSNDFEYAIVVVGETPYAETNGDSLNLTISGNGADTIYNVCGQVKCVVVLITGRPVVMLPYVDIIEGLVAAWLPGSEGHGVTDVLFGDYGFSGKLPHTWFKTVDQLPMNVGDSHYDPLFPFGFGLTTKAAKDSY
- the LOC131594529 gene encoding uncharacterized protein LOC131594529, whose amino-acid sequence is MEDKSTLSLKIKTNDEKEGDVKEDKSELEIELKVKNKSVEKKEKHKDEKKADESENIGEDSGEKKKKKEKDEKSGTKKHKEKDGKDGEENLEKKVKGKSKEKKEKVEQVSEDEKGKDNEDDGGSKEKKKDEKKKKKDKDEEIKTKKNKGKEDEGVDSKEKNEKSKKKEEKEKHKGEEVEKLKGKGEEDGGEENKKKKDKKEKEKDKDEKKKNKDEEDVEKPKGKGEEDGGEENNKKKKDKKEKEKNKDEKIKPEKDAEKTDEGKEKKDKKKKEKKDKGEEEEGEVASRELVEQKIEKKEEDEEKDDEKEGKEKKKKEDRDKSGKKRKLTGKDKPKDVTKLKQKLEKINGKIEALVEEKTNIEKQIKEAEGEGNVVIEKVE